The Scyliorhinus canicula chromosome 28, sScyCan1.1, whole genome shotgun sequence genome segment gtgcgctgccggcgaagcggaggatcctgcagAACAGCTAAAGCAGGATGTTCACCAATGTTCTCCCGCTCCCAGGGACCTTGGTATCTGCTGGGGTAACGTTCTGAATGCGCACACAGACACCCTCCAGCTCCTCAGCCAAAGTGCCCATTCTTCATGGGTGGCCACAAACAGCAAATGCCAGCAGGCCATTTGGTCATGGGGAGGGAGATCCAGATCTTGGAGTGAGTTGATGTTTTGCGTTCCATTCGATACCAGCAGCTTTTGAACCCAATTTTTGTGTGGAATATCAGGGCACTCTGAATGCCTGCACTTAATTCCATTCACAGAGATCAACACTACCATTTAAATGCAAGTAGATTGTAATCTGCCAATATAGGAGATTATGGACTGTGTTAGAATTTGGAAGTGCCCCATATCCTacctttcctcctctctctccagcagAGTCCTGTAGGTGCCAATTTCAATCTCCAGACTCATCTTGATTTGTACCAGCGCATCATACTCCTGGGCTTGTTTCATTAGCTGCGCTTGCGCTGTATTGATGGCCGCCTGCAGGTCCGCAATCCTGGCCTTAGCGTCTTTGAGAGACAGTTCACCATTTTCTTCCGCATCTTTGATTTTACCCTCCAGGATCACACGCTAAATGGCACAAACattaatatgaaaaatgaaatgaaaatcgcttattgttacagtaggcttcaatgaagtgactgtgacaagcccctaatcaccacattccggcgccagttcggggaggccagtatgggaatcgaaccgtgctgctggcctgcttgaaaagccagtggtttagcccagtgagctaaaccaacccctaataTGGTCAGATTCATCAACATTATGTGCATTAGAAGAACACCAGGTCCGGCCAGAAAGGCTGACCGTTATAACCAAGAATTGGGAAGAGCAGACTGAATTGCAGACTGATAcgagacaatttcagcaggtctgacagcatctgtggagagagaagggagcgaacgtttccagtctgggtgACCCTTTTACAACAATCATTCAGTTGCAGTCggtgacaatgctggaaaatctcagcaagtctggcagcatctgtagggagagaaaagagctaacgtttcaagtccgatgactctttgtcaaagctgtacaAAGagccgctttgacaaagagtcatccgactcgaaacgttagctcttttctctccctacagatgcttccagacttCATAGatttttcatagattttacagtgcagaaggaggccattcggcccatcgagtctgcaccggctcttggaaagagcaccctacccaaggtcaacacctccaccccatccccataaccccataacccagtaaccccaaccaacaccaaggccaattttggacactaagggcaatttatcatggccaatccacctaacctgcacatctttggactgtgggaggaaaccggagcacccggaggaaacccacacaccccacacacacacggggaggatgtgcagactccgcacagacagtgacccaagccggaatcgaacctgggaccctggagctgtgaagcgattgtgctatccacaatgctaccgtgctgagattttccagcattttcccttttgtttcagattccagcatccgcagtaatttgcttctattCAGTTGCAGTCATTGTCCTGTCGCTTTCATTTCTTTGCTTACCTGGTTTCTCAGACCGTCAATTTCACCATTCAGCCCGCGGATATTCGTTGTCAGGTTTTTAATGTCAATCTTAATTTGATTGAGTTCATCGCCACATTGTCCAGATGACATGCTCAGTTCCTGAATCTGCAATGAAAACAATTAGTTAGTCAAAGATTTCACACCGAGAGTGGGTCCCATCTAATCTATGTGGGACATGAGGATTGGGATATTAACCTTGCTCTGTTTGAATGTCTCCATCTCTTCGCGGCCAGCTGCGGCCAGTGCCGCATACTTATTTTTGGCTTCCTGAATGACGTCAGCAGCGTTGAAGGTGGGCGCCGACTCCAGTTGCACGTTGACAGATGTGTTCTGAATCTGTGCCTGCAGCTCATTAATTTCCTAAATATCAGCAGGAGGgggttaaaaaaaattaaaaagtgaTTGAGAGCGTTCGAGCTGCATTGGTCGAATTCAAGAGAACAACTGGTGAACCAGGCCACATTTTTACCTCTTCAAAGACTGATTGGAGGAAGTGGATTTCATCTGTAAGGCTTTCCAGTTTGGCTTCCAGTTCCACTTTGCTCATGTAGGAGTCATCCACGTCCTAAAGTGGGGAGGGACAAAGTACTTTCAGCCAAGCGATCGGGTTGCCTGAGCCCCGCGGACAGGTATGTACATAATATAGTCACCTCACCTTCTTCACCAGGACAAACTCATTTTCCATTTCTGTGCGTTTGTTAATTTCATCTTCGTACCTGGAATGAAACAGATTATTTTGTAGATAATCCTTCCAACCCCATTGCTCCGTTTCCAAGACACTATCAAATATCGATCTAAATACTCACTGTTTTCCACCTTTCCCTCCACAAGTTACACGCCGTCAAACTCTGCTCTTAGAAGTCTTACTTGAACAGCAAGATCACCCAGACgagaacccacccctccccccccagtttACCAAATTCATTAACACCGCCAGCCCATCCCATGACCCAAATACACTCATTCAGGAGAGGAGTGTGACGAGGACCGAGTTCCTCCACTTTTACCACAGATTCGTGGCTCTCCACACTCACTGAACTTCTCCTGTCCTATCGTGCACAGGCCAGATCGTCTCGCTTGGACATTTCTAATGTTCCCCACTCCACAACCCAGGGGAACTGAGGCCAAATGCAGCAATACAGCTGTATTCCCGCGGAGAGGAGTATGACGGGGACTGAGTCCCTCCTGCAGTTTCGTCTACACGACCATCCTAAAGATTATTTTGCCACCTCTTGACCAATTTGTCAAAATGGTCCTCAATTGAAACTGGGAGCCTGTGCCGTTGAGACACGACTCGGGGTCGGTGCATGAGCAAATCCAGCAGCGGCGCACTTACTTGGTCTTGAAGTCCTCAACGACAGCTTGCATTTGTAGAAGATCCCCCTCGAATCTCTGCTTCTCCTGCCCAAGT includes the following:
- the LOC119958188 gene encoding keratin, type II cytoskeletal 8-like, which codes for MSTQKFTSRSSQRRVGSGISSSSSIGGGGGISSQFSRMSTSRVPRAQSLIQVQRRQMSRPVGVGMSGMSSYGGGRSSYSRGISQYGYGAGSFGMNQIVNQPVDLSAPLPNIDTSFQTIRLREGKQIMELNNDFALFTCRVRDLEQINKRLEIKLNLLKEQGDYKSNIDNMFQTYIENLRKQLETLGQEKQRFEGDLLQMQAVVEDFKTKYEDEINKRTEMENEFVLVKKDVDDSYMSKVELEAKLESLTDEIHFLQSVFEEEINELQAQIQNTSVNVQLESAPTFNAADVIQEAKNKYAALAAAGREEMETFKQSKIQELSMSSGQCGDELNQIKIDIKNLTTNIRGLNGEIDGLRNQRVILEGKIKDAEENGELSLKDAKARIADLQAAINTAQAQLMKQAQEYDALVQIKMSLEIEIGTYRTLLEREEERMSSGVKTLSIQQVQNQGTSSGFNSFGFDSGVSSGLGSGVYQSYESSTLPATRTL